One region of Salinirubrum litoreum genomic DNA includes:
- a CDS encoding SPFH domain-containing protein: MDPVILQTGLFGAGLVFVGMLVLLLAVVTVWQMVEIVDAYEKKALTVFGEYRKLLEPGINFIPPFVSRTYPFDMRTQTLDVPRQEAITKDNSPVTADAVVYIKVMDAKKAFLEVEDYKTAVSNLAQTTLRAVLGDMELDDTLNKRQEINARIRRELDEPTDEWGIRVESVEVREVNPSADVQQAMEQQTSAERRRRAMILEAQGERRSAVEEAEGEKQSNIIRAQGEKQSQILEAQGDAISTVLRAKSAESMGERAIIDKGMETLENIGQGESTTFILPQELTSLVGRYGKQLTGSDVQDMAGLDSLDFDEETREMLGLDDIEEIIGQIDEAAEMDVQQMEQEAQAIKSGESMSDIKPADEVISEADSMDDIEDADAVIEQMESEMDTESGETDTETEPAKETDGGDDTGSKSKDDGEMEFDKELE; this comes from the coding sequence ATGGACCCCGTGATACTCCAGACCGGGCTGTTCGGTGCAGGCTTGGTCTTCGTCGGAATGTTGGTCCTGTTGCTGGCAGTCGTGACCGTCTGGCAGATGGTGGAGATCGTCGACGCCTACGAGAAGAAGGCGCTGACGGTGTTCGGGGAGTACCGGAAACTCCTCGAACCGGGGATCAACTTCATCCCCCCGTTCGTCTCCCGGACGTACCCGTTCGACATGCGGACCCAGACACTCGACGTGCCACGACAGGAGGCGATCACCAAGGACAACTCGCCCGTCACCGCAGACGCCGTCGTCTACATCAAGGTGATGGACGCGAAGAAGGCGTTCCTGGAGGTCGAGGACTACAAGACCGCCGTCTCGAACCTCGCCCAGACGACGCTCCGCGCCGTGCTGGGGGACATGGAACTCGACGACACGCTGAACAAGCGCCAGGAGATCAACGCCCGCATCCGCCGGGAACTCGACGAACCCACCGACGAGTGGGGGATCCGCGTCGAGTCGGTCGAGGTGCGCGAGGTCAACCCCTCGGCCGACGTCCAGCAGGCGATGGAGCAGCAGACCTCTGCCGAGCGGCGTCGTCGGGCGATGATCCTCGAAGCGCAGGGTGAACGCCGGAGCGCCGTCGAGGAGGCCGAAGGTGAGAAGCAGTCGAACATCATCCGCGCACAGGGTGAAAAGCAGAGCCAGATCCTGGAAGCGCAGGGTGACGCAATCTCGACCGTCCTCCGGGCGAAGTCCGCCGAGTCGATGGGCGAGCGTGCCATCATCGACAAGGGGATGGAGACGCTGGAGAACATCGGGCAGGGCGAGTCGACGACGTTCATCCTCCCGCAGGAACTCACCAGTCTCGTCGGTCGGTACGGCAAACAGCTCACCGGGTCGGACGTGCAGGACATGGCCGGGCTGGACAGCCTCGACTTCGACGAGGAGACCCGCGAGATGCTCGGCCTCGACGACATCGAGGAGATCATCGGCCAGATCGACGAGGCCGCCGAGATGGACGTCCAGCAGATGGAACAGGAGGCGCAGGCGATCAAGTCCGGCGAGAGCATGAGCGACATCAAGCCCGCCGACGAGGTCATCTCGGAGGCCGACTCGATGGACGACATCGAGGACGCCGACGCCGTCATCGAGCAGATGGAATCGGAGATGGACACCGAGAGCGGCGAGACGGACACCGAAACCGAGCCCGCGAAAGAGACCGACGGCGGCGACGACACCGGCTCCAAATCGAAAGACGACGGCGAGATGGAGTTCGACAAAGAGCTCGAGTAA
- a CDS encoding enoyl-CoA hydratase/isomerase family protein, which translates to MIRTETVGRLRVVTLDRPDRRNALRPADLDALEAAVTADSETAARGPVSVVYLHGAGSAFCAGADLDVVADLDDPASFAGHGQRVADAIESAEPVVVAGIDGPARGGGVELALACDLRIGSPDATFAEPGVQFGLFGAWGGTGRLREVCRTGDAMDLALSGRVIDADEARRIGLVSRVVDDPRSVAEAIATNEPDAVVALKRLLRHDGSKAEREAAEREAFADLVSAHADDIARGR; encoded by the coding sequence GTGATCCGAACCGAGACCGTCGGACGGCTCCGGGTCGTCACGCTCGACCGCCCGGATCGCCGGAACGCGCTCCGCCCGGCCGACCTCGACGCACTCGAAGCCGCCGTGACCGCCGACTCGGAGACGGCAGCCCGCGGCCCGGTCTCGGTCGTCTACCTCCACGGTGCCGGCTCCGCCTTCTGTGCCGGAGCCGACCTCGACGTCGTCGCCGATCTGGACGATCCGGCCTCGTTCGCGGGGCACGGCCAGCGTGTCGCGGACGCCATCGAGTCGGCCGAACCGGTCGTCGTCGCCGGGATCGACGGCCCGGCACGCGGCGGCGGTGTCGAACTCGCGCTGGCCTGTGACCTGCGCATCGGGAGTCCCGACGCGACGTTCGCCGAACCGGGCGTCCAGTTCGGCCTGTTCGGTGCGTGGGGTGGAACCGGCAGACTGCGAGAGGTCTGTCGAACCGGCGACGCGATGGACCTCGCGCTGTCGGGGCGCGTGATCGACGCCGATGAAGCCCGCCGAATCGGTCTCGTCTCGCGTGTCGTCGACGATCCACGGTCGGTCGCCGAGGCCATCGCGACCAACGAACCCGACGCCGTGGTGGCACTGAAGCGACTCCTGCGCCACGATGGGTCGAAAGCAGAGCGAGAGGCGGCAGAGCGTGAAGCATTCGCCGATCTCGTCTCGGCGCACGCAGACGACATCGCGCGCGGTCGGTGA
- a CDS encoding DUF7114 family protein has product MDEAVLVRDTARETVADIEPAELGDALTGLLSEASVAPGALTLLTARALDPGVDLPGIAERAVGVQLIYDGLRITRLLAHTEPWTADDAEAADIAADLDVLSAVVLVSRGFYLLARTETAGRAVAVVQQFGRDQTLRQRPDADVDLLDRNLEEAVFELAVATGATAVGGRVDDDLLGFGRGLADGVDTDELPPAESLFSAATVAEVARVAGVGEDRVPPVADDG; this is encoded by the coding sequence ATGGACGAGGCCGTGCTGGTCCGGGACACCGCCCGCGAGACCGTCGCCGACATCGAACCTGCGGAACTCGGCGACGCGCTCACCGGACTGCTCTCAGAGGCGTCGGTCGCCCCCGGCGCACTCACGCTTCTCACCGCCCGTGCGCTGGACCCCGGCGTCGACCTGCCGGGCATCGCGGAGCGTGCGGTCGGTGTCCAACTGATCTACGACGGGCTTCGGATCACACGCCTGCTCGCACACACCGAGCCGTGGACCGCCGACGACGCCGAGGCGGCCGACATCGCGGCCGACCTGGACGTGCTGTCGGCAGTCGTGCTCGTCTCGCGTGGGTTCTATCTCTTGGCCCGGACCGAGACCGCCGGCAGAGCCGTCGCCGTGGTCCAGCAGTTCGGCCGGGACCAGACGCTCCGCCAGCGCCCGGACGCGGACGTGGACCTGCTCGACCGGAACCTGGAGGAGGCCGTCTTCGAGTTGGCGGTCGCCACCGGCGCGACGGCGGTCGGTGGGCGCGTGGACGACGACCTGCTCGGATTCGGTCGCGGACTCGCAGACGGTGTGGACACCGACGAACTACCGCCGGCCGAGTCGTTGTTCTCGGCGGCGACGGTCGCCGAGGTGGCGCGCGTCGCCGGTGTGGGTGAGGACCGCGTGCCCCCGGTGGCAGACGACGGCTAA
- a CDS encoding AbrB/MazE/SpoVT family DNA-binding domain-containing protein yields the protein MPKVDAKGRVVLPKAIRERLGIAPGAEVEIREEDGKAVVELEESPDEIIADIEAMIDSHGDTDSVADDELDPISKDHVETIRRGTGSNGESPEESDAGDD from the coding sequence ATGCCGAAAGTGGACGCCAAAGGACGGGTCGTCCTCCCGAAAGCCATCAGGGAGCGACTGGGAATCGCGCCGGGGGCCGAAGTCGAGATCCGCGAGGAGGACGGGAAGGCGGTCGTCGAACTCGAAGAATCCCCCGACGAGATCATCGCAGACATCGAGGCGATGATCGACTCCCACGGTGACACCGACAGCGTGGCCGACGACGAACTCGATCCGATCTCGAAGGATCACGTCGAGACGATCCGACGGGGGACAGGATCGAATGGCGAGTCGCCAGAGGAGTCGGATGCCGGCGACGACTGA
- a CDS encoding type II toxin-antitoxin system VapC family toxin, which translates to MPATTDDPVLFDVGVIALAHAGTPVSETPLSYVRKAIAGEIDAVIPLPALVGAHHVLASVYGYSNAEASALMSRLLDASRIHWYEKTATETVRAGFEVAGTANVEGWDGFYARVAREEGVETVLTLDDDFETLDGISAEVVLTPAEFTELNDYLGDDD; encoded by the coding sequence ATGCCGGCGACGACTGACGATCCGGTGCTGTTCGACGTGGGAGTGATCGCACTCGCTCACGCCGGAACGCCGGTGAGCGAGACGCCGCTGTCGTACGTCCGGAAGGCGATAGCCGGCGAGATCGACGCCGTGATTCCACTGCCGGCGCTGGTCGGCGCACACCACGTCCTCGCGTCGGTCTACGGCTACTCCAACGCAGAGGCGTCGGCACTCATGAGCCGACTGCTGGACGCGAGTCGCATCCACTGGTACGAGAAGACAGCGACAGAGACCGTTCGGGCGGGCTTCGAGGTGGCCGGCACTGCTAACGTCGAAGGGTGGGACGGCTTCTACGCGCGGGTCGCGAGAGAGGAGGGTGTCGAGACCGTGTTGACCCTCGACGACGATTTCGAGACGCTGGACGGGATCTCGGCAGAAGTCGTGCTGACCCCCGCCGAGTTCACCGAGTTGAACGACTATCTCGGCGACGACGACTGA
- a CDS encoding CPBP family glutamic-type intramembrane protease produces MTRTRTTLFGTDLRPPAVFVLATVVVSATALAVFRWLAPQLTLPTGLVGFLATTTATLGILAVTVAILRWEGVRPTALGISRYGAAVALGLVAGIWLVLNLAVLGVVTIAGGAVQFDLPSGLTPVQFGFFLVEQLLFVGLIEEFAWRGYLQSKLIDWASGRGLSVTRARAVGLLAAAVLFALWHVPQRVLIQGLGLGETAGSVVLLVGLALFLGLLYEATRSVVFVGLVHGSLNLNPVFVTGGVAGTTPAWVGTALLYGVPLLATLVAVVVYRRYVGWSGTRPGVGPTA; encoded by the coding sequence ATGACCCGCACACGCACCACACTGTTCGGGACAGACCTCCGACCGCCGGCGGTGTTCGTGCTCGCCACCGTCGTCGTCTCCGCCACGGCACTCGCCGTCTTCCGATGGCTCGCACCACAGCTCACCCTCCCCACGGGCCTGGTCGGCTTCCTCGCCACCACGACCGCGACGCTCGGCATCCTCGCCGTCACCGTCGCTATCCTCCGGTGGGAGGGCGTCCGACCGACGGCACTCGGGATCAGTCGGTACGGGGCCGCCGTCGCACTCGGTCTCGTCGCCGGTATCTGGCTCGTCCTCAACCTCGCCGTCCTCGGGGTCGTCACCATCGCCGGCGGGGCGGTGCAGTTCGACCTGCCGAGCGGCCTCACGCCGGTCCAGTTCGGCTTCTTCCTCGTCGAGCAACTGCTGTTCGTCGGTCTGATCGAGGAGTTCGCGTGGCGCGGCTACCTCCAGTCGAAGCTGATCGACTGGGCGTCGGGGCGTGGCCTGTCGGTCACGCGGGCGCGGGCGGTCGGTCTCCTCGCCGCTGCGGTGCTGTTCGCCCTGTGGCACGTCCCGCAGCGCGTGCTGATACAGGGGCTGGGACTCGGCGAGACCGCCGGGAGTGTCGTGCTCCTCGTCGGACTCGCGCTGTTCCTCGGCCTGCTGTACGAGGCGACCCGGAGCGTCGTCTTCGTGGGACTGGTCCACGGGAGTCTGAATCTCAATCCGGTGTTCGTCACGGGCGGAGTCGCCGGCACGACGCCTGCGTGGGTCGGCACCGCCCTCCTGTACGGCGTCCCACTGCTCGCGACGCTCGTCGCCGTGGTGGTCTACCGCCGGTACGTCGGATGGTCGGGGACACGCCCCGGCGTCGGCCCGACGGCGTGA